A genome region from Penaeus chinensis breed Huanghai No. 1 chromosome 22, ASM1920278v2, whole genome shotgun sequence includes the following:
- the LOC125037058 gene encoding glutamine synthetase gives MAQLTNKTVLDRYLRLEIPDQKCQVMYVWVDGSGENLRSKTRTLNFIPKAPEELPIWNFDGSSTGQAEGSNSDVYLHPVALYRDPFRLGNNKLVLCETYKYNKKPTDTNHRYRCTEVMTRAASQHPWFGMEQEYTLLDVDKHPLGWPKNGYPGPQGPYYCGVGASKVYGRDVVEAHYRACLYTGINISGTNAEVMPAQWEFQVGPCEGINMGDDLWMARYLLHRVAEDFGIVVTLDPKPIPGDWNGAGMHTNFSTAAMRAPNGITAIETAIEKLGKVHSEHIRAYDPHGGKDNERRLTGLHETSSIHDFSAGVANRGASIRIPRGVAEEKTGYLEDRRPSSNADPYVVSDRLVRTICLDEC, from the exons ATGGCTCAGCTAACAAATAAGACGGTACTAGACAGGTACCTTAGGCTCGAAATCCCTGACCAGAAATGCCAGGTTATGTACGTGTGGGTGGACGGCAGCGGGGAGAACTTGCGCTCCAAGACACGTACCCTTAACTTCATTCCCAAGGCTCCTGAAG agcTCCCGATCTGGAACTTCGACGGGTCGTCCACGGGCCAGGCCGAGGGCAGCAACAGCGACGTGTACCTGCACCCGGTGGCGCTCTACCGGGACCCCTTCAGACTGGGCAACAACAAGCTGGTGCTCTGCGAGACCTACAAGTACAACAAGAAGCCCACTGACACCAACCACCGGTACAGGTGTACGGAGGTGATGACTAGGGCCGCCAGCCAACACCCCTGGTTCGGTATGGAGCAGGAATACACACTCCTCGATGTTGATAAGCATCCTCTGGGTTGGCCCAAGAACGGCTACCCGGGGCCCCAGGGACCCTACTACTGCGGCGTAGGAGCCAGCAAGGTTTATGGGCGTGACGTGGTGGAGGCCCACTACAGAGCCTGCCTCTACACGGGCATCAACATCTCAGGAACCAACGCGGAGGTCATGCCCGCCCAGTGGGAGTTCCAGGTGGGACCTTGCGAAGGTATTAACATGGGCGATGACCTTTGGATGGCGAGATACCTCCTGCACAGAGTCGCCGAGGACTTCGGTATCGTTGTCACCCTCGACCCCAAGCCCATCCCCGGCGACTGGAACGGCGCCGGCATGCACACCAACTTCTCCACGGCGGCCATGCGAGCACCAAACGGCATCACGGCCATTGAGACGGCCATCGAGAAGCTCGGGAAGGTCCACTCAGAGCACATCCGCGCCTACGACCCCCACGGAGGCAAGGACAACGAGCGCCGCCTCACGGGTCTCCACGAGACGTCGTCCATCCACGACTTCTCCGCCGGCGTGGCCAACAGGGGCGCCTCCATCCGTATCCCCAGGGGCGTGGCCGAGGAGAAGACGGGCTACCTGGAGGACCGCCGCCCCTCGTCCAACGCCGACCCCTACGTCGTGTCCGACAGGCTCGTCCGCACCATCTGCCTCGACGAGTGTTAA